The Candidatus Krumholzibacteriota bacterium genome contains a region encoding:
- a CDS encoding M23 family metallopeptidase — protein MKRRKAIVCAIILLFASTAAAEVYLWPFHGSRRLSSSFSEFRSGHFHAGIDLRSFGAIGLPCLAISDGCASRVRISHSGYGKALYMRLSDGNTAVYAHLDGFSASLDSFLWYYRKGKGVSWCDLTLDGGRFCFDVGDTLCWSGETGTTAPHLHFELRDSSQRPLNPLEGFYHLPDETAPMISGLEVIPRGEGSIVDGSRFPRFYLFRASGRENYELADTLHLDGSFSFAVSTWDEQGFSRYHMAPYDIEILIDGAPLYHIRNSIFSYAQSGEVDLEYDIVGKGSSQRYTLLYRKEGVSRPDRTGQGIIDSSANGKNGVIILERGIHRGEISIIDASGNRSEGIFFFSIHDHPVITEARVLEAAPEAIVSAVDPDGGEVTGRLFESIDGGNEYSAVPLTPFGIFLKGDLSGTVDAIYRYEAIDDEGARAVEFFGTPVTRGERDSTFCEADIRAVEDGVVIDITTDRIAKSDLSVTRPAEGSLRKIEVIRTGPLTFSAIARNKELKNGLNIFRIEGFDHRGFPLIRTEAFRIYLLRSQSEANIVISDTLEASLRGQAVSAEAAVVVNAARFPGSIPEGLKPVTSAFSIDFCEESFRRPMKLVCDTGRKTALFLWEEDEGWSCVGVPAMEGGSVDIPESGIYIFLYDGLPPVIRHAALEERYAGSGFFKPYICYLPVDETGSGIDPWSAETYLDGERVVCEWDEFRKRLYMPVPAFLPPEYVKLRAEISDRSGNRTVEEFGFMLK, from the coding sequence ATGAAACGAAGAAAAGCAATAGTATGCGCTATCATCCTTCTTTTCGCTTCCACCGCCGCGGCGGAAGTCTACCTTTGGCCGTTTCATGGCAGCAGGAGACTCAGTTCCAGTTTCAGCGAATTTCGCAGTGGGCACTTCCATGCCGGTATCGACCTGAGATCTTTCGGCGCGATAGGACTTCCCTGTCTTGCCATCTCTGACGGATGCGCCAGCAGGGTCAGGATATCTCATTCCGGGTACGGAAAAGCTCTATATATGCGCCTGTCCGACGGTAACACCGCTGTCTACGCGCACCTTGATGGTTTCAGCGCGTCACTCGATTCTTTCCTCTGGTATTACAGGAAAGGAAAAGGGGTTTCCTGGTGCGATCTGACGCTTGATGGCGGCAGATTCTGTTTTGACGTTGGAGACACGCTATGCTGGTCCGGAGAGACCGGTACCACTGCTCCCCATCTGCATTTCGAACTTCGCGACTCCTCGCAACGCCCCCTGAATCCCCTGGAAGGATTCTATCACCTTCCCGACGAGACGGCTCCGATGATATCAGGTCTCGAAGTCATACCCCGGGGGGAGGGAAGCATTGTCGACGGAAGCAGATTTCCACGGTTTTATCTCTTCAGAGCCTCGGGACGGGAGAACTATGAATTAGCCGACACCCTCCATCTCGATGGCAGTTTCAGTTTTGCCGTATCCACATGGGATGAACAGGGATTCAGCAGGTATCACATGGCACCGTATGATATCGAGATCCTGATAGACGGCGCTCCCCTTTATCACATAAGAAATTCGATTTTCTCATATGCCCAATCCGGAGAAGTAGACCTCGAATACGATATTGTCGGAAAAGGTTCTTCGCAACGCTATACCCTCCTGTACAGGAAAGAAGGAGTCAGCAGGCCTGACAGGACGGGCCAGGGTATCATCGATTCGTCGGCGAACGGAAAAAACGGGGTGATCATTCTGGAAAGAGGTATTCACCGTGGCGAGATATCGATAATCGACGCTTCGGGGAACAGGTCGGAAGGGATATTTTTCTTCTCGATCCATGATCATCCAGTCATTACGGAAGCGAGAGTCCTGGAAGCCGCTCCAGAGGCGATAGTGTCGGCTGTCGACCCCGATGGAGGAGAAGTCACCGGACGCCTTTTCGAATCTATCGACGGGGGAAATGAATACTCTGCCGTACCGTTGACTCCGTTCGGGATCTTCCTGAAGGGTGACCTTTCGGGAACTGTCGACGCCATATACAGGTATGAAGCGATCGACGATGAAGGAGCTCGCGCCGTAGAATTCTTCGGGACGCCGGTAACGAGGGGGGAGAGGGACAGCACATTTTGTGAGGCGGATATCAGAGCGGTTGAAGACGGTGTCGTCATAGATATAACGACCGACAGGATCGCGAAATCGGATCTTTCAGTGACAAGGCCGGCTGAGGGATCTTTAAGGAAAATCGAAGTCATCAGGACCGGTCCATTGACATTTTCAGCTATTGCCCGTAACAAGGAACTCAAAAACGGGTTGAACATATTCAGAATCGAGGGTTTCGATCACAGGGGATTTCCACTGATCCGCACCGAAGCATTCAGGATATATCTTCTGCGCTCACAGAGCGAAGCGAATATAGTGATCTCAGACACCCTCGAAGCGAGTCTTAGGGGACAGGCGGTTTCGGCTGAGGCGGCGGTGGTCGTCAACGCGGCTCGTTTTCCCGGAAGTATTCCCGAAGGCCTCAAACCGGTGACATCGGCTTTTTCCATCGATTTTTGCGAGGAGAGTTTCAGGAGGCCGATGAAACTCGTCTGTGATACGGGGAGAAAAACTGCTCTCTTTTTATGGGAAGAGGACGAGGGCTGGTCCTGCGTCGGTGTGCCGGCGATGGAAGGCGGATCGGTCGATATTCCCGAATCCGGAATATATATCTTTTTGTATGACGGGTTGCCTCCGGTCATCAGGCACGCGGCTCTCGAGGAAAGATACGCGGGAAGCGGTTTCTTCAAACCCTATATATGCTATCTGCCTGTCGACGAGACGGGAAGCGGAATAGATCCCTGGTCTGCCGAGACTTATCTTGACGGAGAAAGGGTAGTATGCGAATGGGATGAATTCCGTAAAAGACTTTATATGCCGGTGCCGGCTTTTTTGCCCCCGGAGTATGTAAAGCTCAGGGCTGAGATCAGCGATCGTTCAGGAAACAGGACTGTTGAAGAATTCGGTTTTATGCTAAAATAG
- a CDS encoding BamA/TamA family outer membrane protein, with protein MDLEPELLTLKIFLIIFILLSIFIPYSGITAHGDPGEPANRAAGDPEEELAAKSPGMFDNLARKLGFDGSGDHGMEPAFNRERFDSKISPCLGSVIDTIIVTGNRYTRASTITRVMASRTGSRLDNDVIFRDDSYLRGLGFFSMVNISVEQTGAERCRLIVHVEERPKLFMKYPMPVANYDFDKGLSYGIRWRIKNFRGLGEDILMQYEERSGKERGGGISWFAPWLGDQRIRLSTSLYNFTRLEAPENNDYIRERNGGRIMIGFPLTDDRMRQLWLSPSFGIEGRLSKLTIDKEVEVPAGEWIDQLFLSYGVHLSYDSRDNIIAPLDGYFTAIGVNRFVTIDGYIQQFAFYRYISNLYLPVRSFGTLIIAADLENRDGDLPSFYSMRLGGRTELRGYMGKEGGRSRIIGSLQWRKPIFGPVVFSVPLIGRFDLQLNGVAFVDNGTLMSSFTELSGSRFMTSGGFGFEILSPVQDMIRIECAFCEDERPAFYLTTNTQF; from the coding sequence ATGGATCTGGAGCCTGAGCTTTTGACATTGAAGATATTCCTCATCATTTTTATTCTCCTGTCTATCTTTATTCCTTATAGCGGCATAACCGCGCATGGTGATCCCGGAGAACCGGCGAACAGGGCGGCAGGCGATCCTGAAGAGGAACTGGCTGCCAAATCGCCCGGCATGTTTGACAATCTCGCGAGAAAACTGGGATTCGACGGTTCCGGGGACCACGGCATGGAGCCGGCTTTCAACCGGGAGAGGTTTGATAGCAAGATCTCGCCATGCCTCGGAAGCGTCATAGACACGATCATAGTGACCGGGAACAGATATACCAGGGCCAGTACGATAACAAGGGTGATGGCGAGCCGAACGGGGTCCAGACTTGATAATGATGTCATCTTCAGGGATGATTCCTACCTCAGAGGCCTCGGGTTCTTTTCAATGGTGAATATCTCAGTAGAGCAGACGGGGGCGGAGCGGTGCAGGCTGATCGTACATGTCGAGGAGAGGCCGAAGCTCTTCATGAAATATCCGATGCCGGTGGCCAATTACGATTTCGACAAGGGATTGAGTTACGGGATAAGGTGGAGAATAAAGAATTTCCGGGGACTCGGAGAAGATATACTGATGCAGTACGAGGAACGTTCCGGAAAGGAGCGGGGGGGGGGGATCAGCTGGTTCGCCCCGTGGTTGGGCGATCAGAGGATAAGGTTATCGACAAGCCTGTATAATTTCACAAGGCTTGAAGCGCCTGAAAATAATGATTATATCAGGGAGCGTAACGGCGGAAGGATCATGATCGGTTTTCCTCTGACCGATGACAGGATGAGGCAGCTCTGGCTCTCGCCGTCGTTCGGCATAGAAGGAAGATTGTCGAAGTTGACGATCGACAAGGAGGTGGAAGTTCCGGCGGGGGAATGGATCGATCAGCTTTTTTTATCATACGGAGTGCACCTTTCGTACGACAGCAGGGATAATATTATCGCTCCTCTCGACGGTTATTTCACCGCCATCGGCGTCAACCGGTTTGTCACGATCGATGGGTATATACAGCAATTCGCCTTCTACAGATATATCAGCAATCTTTACCTGCCGGTGAGGAGTTTCGGGACCCTGATAATAGCTGCCGACCTGGAGAACCGCGATGGAGACCTCCCTTCCTTCTACAGCATGAGGCTCGGTGGCAGGACCGAATTGAGAGGATATATGGGGAAAGAGGGGGGAAGGTCGAGGATAATCGGATCTCTGCAGTGGAGAAAACCGATATTCGGCCCGGTCGTGTTCAGCGTCCCCCTTATCGGAAGGTTCGATCTTCAACTCAACGGTGTCGCCTTTGTCGATAACGGTACTCTGATGAGTTCGTTCACCGAGCTGAGCGGTTCAAGGTTCATGACTTCGGGAGGGTTCGGATTCGAGATACTCTCTCCTGTCCAGGACATGATAAGAATAGAATGCGCTTTCTGCGAGGATGAAAGACCTGCCTTTTACCTTACTACAAATACGCAATTCTAG
- a CDS encoding zf-HC2 domain-containing protein: MNCHLFKMLVQKYYDGELDLAGMAEYENHTSECRACHAIDREYSKVFNALGAMEIFEPSPEFNMKIMAHVNVARYRVSPLKKAWISVRGRWDLLPAPLRAGVMTSAVFGLFVAVYTPILTSFVVLTQRMLGIGASGIYMLRRTIEDPAILMQFINSLEKYRVAGRLLIKTFQRQAGDISAVYLSIGIIASILSLYLIIRMTRIAWRKGETHVGIF; encoded by the coding sequence ATGAACTGCCATCTTTTTAAAATGCTCGTTCAGAAATATTACGATGGCGAACTCGACCTGGCCGGGATGGCGGAGTATGAGAATCATACCAGTGAGTGCCGGGCGTGCCACGCGATAGACAGGGAATATTCAAAGGTGTTCAACGCACTCGGCGCGATGGAGATATTTGAACCATCACCTGAATTCAATATGAAGATCATGGCTCACGTCAATGTCGCGCGTTACAGGGTCAGCCCTCTTAAGAAAGCGTGGATCTCGGTCAGGGGCAGGTGGGATCTTCTGCCGGCGCCTCTGCGCGCGGGCGTGATGACTTCAGCTGTTTTCGGGCTTTTCGTGGCTGTCTACACGCCGATACTCACCTCTTTCGTAGTATTGACCCAGAGAATGCTCGGTATCGGGGCATCCGGCATATATATGCTCAGGCGGACTATCGAGGACCCCGCGATCCTAATGCAATTTATCAATTCTCTTGAGAAATACCGTGTGGCCGGAAGACTCCTCATCAAGACATTCCAGAGGCAGGCAGGGGATATTTCGGCCGTATATCTGAGTATAGGGATAATAGCATCTATCCTGAGCCTCTATCTTATAATCAGGATGACGAGGATTGCCTGGAGAAAAGGAGAGACGCATGTTGGTATTTTTTAG
- a CDS encoding DUF4097 family beta strand repeat protein: protein MRRAKSRISRIQAACSILALGCIFIQTVPASAEVTHSETVEKEIKPGEARTIVIEGVNGSISVTGEKGRESIFLKVIKRVHSDDLEEAKKIASLMEIEVSRPGDIIKIETLYPKKYKVKRSLLSMVVDKHPNMMMELTILVPEDFEVAATTASGAITIVDIRSSVEVSVSSGEANIREIGGDAEVNVTSGQIKAVKVAGDAVLKVTSGKIAGKNIGGNVKCDVTTGKLELLQTGGDLGVSIGYGEVIVEGVGAVEYRGVNAEADFIDVRGAVDASTASGNILIRALPEGDNNYKITASSGQITLRFLEAMEGGYVLKVGTTSGTINVDLPIDLKKVARNSIYGIVRGGKGKVFLESASGDITIEEPGE, encoded by the coding sequence ATGAGAAGAGCAAAGAGTCGTATCAGCAGGATCCAGGCAGCCTGTTCGATCCTGGCGTTGGGCTGCATCTTTATCCAGACCGTTCCGGCATCGGCCGAAGTGACCCATTCCGAGACTGTAGAGAAAGAGATCAAGCCGGGAGAGGCCCGGACGATCGTCATAGAAGGAGTAAACGGCAGTATTTCCGTGACGGGGGAGAAAGGGCGCGAAAGCATCTTTCTCAAGGTCATAAAGAGGGTCCACTCCGATGATCTCGAGGAGGCGAAGAAGATCGCTTCCCTGATGGAGATCGAGGTATCCAGACCCGGAGATATAATAAAGATAGAGACGCTTTATCCGAAGAAATATAAAGTCAAGCGAAGCCTCCTGTCGATGGTAGTCGACAAGCATCCGAACATGATGATGGAACTGACCATCCTCGTACCGGAAGATTTTGAGGTCGCCGCGACTACCGCGAGCGGCGCTATAACGATAGTGGATATACGCTCAAGCGTGGAAGTATCGGTATCGAGCGGCGAGGCGAATATAAGGGAGATCGGGGGAGATGCCGAGGTCAACGTGACCAGCGGACAGATCAAGGCTGTCAAGGTCGCGGGAGATGCTGTCCTTAAAGTGACAAGCGGAAAAATAGCGGGGAAGAACATCGGCGGAAATGTAAAATGCGATGTCACTACAGGCAAGTTGGAGCTTCTTCAGACAGGAGGAGACCTCGGAGTGAGCATCGGATATGGCGAGGTCATTGTCGAAGGCGTCGGCGCGGTGGAGTACAGGGGAGTGAACGCGGAAGCTGATTTTATAGACGTGAGAGGGGCTGTGGATGCCTCGACCGCCAGCGGTAATATCCTTATAAGGGCTCTGCCCGAAGGTGATAATAATTACAAGATAACTGCGTCGAGCGGCCAGATAACATTGAGATTCCTTGAAGCGATGGAAGGTGGGTATGTCCTGAAGGTAGGGACTACATCGGGGACGATAAATGTCGATCTTCCTATCGACCTGAAAAAAGTAGCCAGAAACAGTATCTATGGTATTGTGCGTGGAGGAAAGGGAAAGGTTTTTCTTGAATCAGCGAGTGGAGATATTACGATAGAGGAACCAGGGGAGTAA
- a CDS encoding sigma-70 family RNA polymerase sigma factor, producing the protein MKREDAILVERCLKGDEKAFEELLTKYRNPVYSICFRMVKNHSDAEDLAQDVFIRTFNVLDRYNPSYPFSSWLYRITSNLCIDFIRRRKSGVYSLDEPVSGSDGEMSRQLPAETVNPDRELENREMMEVLNQAIAELPDHYRIIVILRHQEQLSYEEISDNLGIPLGTVKARIHRARNLIKSVFIKKGLVDDAGSTEGGLS; encoded by the coding sequence TTGAAACGTGAAGATGCAATTCTGGTCGAACGTTGTCTGAAAGGGGATGAGAAGGCTTTTGAAGAACTTCTCACGAAATACAGGAATCCCGTCTACAGCATCTGCTTCCGGATGGTCAAGAATCATTCGGACGCCGAGGACCTGGCGCAGGATGTCTTTATCAGGACATTCAACGTTCTTGACAGATATAATCCTTCATATCCGTTTTCAAGCTGGTTATACAGGATTACGTCGAATCTTTGTATCGATTTCATACGCCGGAGGAAAAGCGGCGTATATTCTCTTGACGAGCCTGTTTCCGGTTCAGATGGCGAGATGTCGCGTCAGCTGCCGGCCGAGACAGTCAATCCAGACCGGGAACTTGAGAACAGGGAGATGATGGAAGTGTTGAATCAGGCGATAGCGGAGCTTCCCGATCACTACAGGATCATCGTCATCCTGCGTCATCAGGAGCAGCTTTCATATGAAGAGATATCAGACAACCTCGGTATACCGCTCGGAACGGTAAAGGCGAGGATACACAGGGCAAGGAACCTGATAAAAAGCGTTTTTATCAAAAAGGGACTTGTCGATGACGCGGGTTCGACGGAAGGAGGTCTGTCATGA
- a CDS encoding T9SS type A sorting domain-containing protein, with protein MRKLSLACVACIVIVSGGYAYADIQYKNSTSPGGVPDFWQKPGIGNCTEVAVANCLWYWDHNGFSGLFPHTEGDPGKWQDDSQTVINTLFSYIRSKDDGGDKGLGGNRGIAEFIKSRGKHHVYRHKNGLGVNEYFNDLFEEKATYSLYIQELSRCQNVLPGFKAHHPDSADGHWFQVGTGDKRHFWAHCQTAAGWDTDNPPTKAVTTNGWHNSTGQPQDNINLVHTDNYGICTIKNPALNNDRLRITDYPETGIPPDGCDYIEMERFTTICPFDKDNCGLVTIGETERVVEDPPKMGYFYKVKNNTLPGIPPEQVGAVGISIDVPFDYEDLNIQSPAGWTPQPWIPASTPGLATMPPYLNPADDDDIDTGVPEWNGILWTTDTDPVLPGDSLDGFSFELPDIFDVKYDGSYFAMSSTIFDEARQLGVGFVTGPVLKPMDAGITSFTRETDCPDPDLWLLGKSNWLLGYFDFETMDWSGWYLDGASPLGSFEGLSSNMIDLDPCHDNYGTVVNFFTGSTYPSPRYPALFEIPFADESSGYAFDNTLVSPVMAMNPGGSVPASASTVLLQYDAYEDLPLDNLVFHYWLVRSIKNGVEGEWKNSDKLYYYINSNGNGNRYVTINQPIGHLIEPGADSIQVAIGVVDKYYQLRDILGSGSRHEPSPWFDNVSIKRYDAQGPAWFVNEICLFQDNFPADGTITGTARIDIAMDIEDIARPANVPGDSAVVFVGECNVGLDHDDSGGPAVYAHVRDIGERSGASISGDPLRWPFIRQEEGWTILRFDSVYVSGVPKQGQFCIDLNDDLYIPGDTVSYYFSARDANGITTYWSQDIGVTSEESLVREMPCEATIFPTGNSDILYVNRFDNRGGQIYFETAFEFLDVTPDRFDVLDPTAIAGNTLASRATIDQLLGTYRIIIWSSGDLAESTIGYKAKPTTADDARLLYEFLDRSTQDVGLYLTGDGLATEIYDLYRYPLSVFIQYRTDFSSYYFFTGGIYSGGIMNPLLTGIGLFEGTSFYINGGCPEIKSFDVVESSGWETSTNVMQYPDYNGESGFAGVAQETAENGAGYTARVVLDGFSFHSIRDDNLQEPPARVKHLQKILDWFNGSISEPTGDEEMISVGTHLFQNYPNPFNPVTAIEFSISKKMHVKLKIYNIAGQLIKTLVDEVLPEGYYRNIRWDGTNDRDREVSSGVYLYKLETKEYSRTRKMVLLK; from the coding sequence ATGAGAAAGCTTTCGCTTGCCTGTGTCGCATGCATTGTTATTGTGTCAGGCGGTTATGCATATGCCGATATACAGTACAAGAATTCGACATCTCCTGGAGGAGTCCCTGATTTCTGGCAAAAGCCCGGCATAGGAAACTGTACCGAGGTTGCCGTTGCCAATTGTCTCTGGTATTGGGATCATAACGGATTTTCCGGACTCTTTCCGCACACAGAGGGAGATCCTGGTAAATGGCAGGACGACAGTCAAACAGTCATAAACACCCTTTTCAGTTATATCAGGTCAAAAGACGATGGAGGGGACAAGGGTCTGGGTGGTAACAGGGGGATAGCCGAATTTATCAAATCAAGGGGAAAACATCATGTATACAGGCATAAGAATGGTCTTGGTGTAAATGAGTATTTCAATGATCTTTTTGAGGAGAAAGCCACTTACAGTTTATATATACAGGAACTTTCCCGTTGTCAGAATGTGCTTCCCGGGTTCAAAGCGCACCACCCCGATTCAGCCGATGGGCATTGGTTCCAGGTCGGAACTGGTGACAAAAGGCATTTCTGGGCTCATTGCCAGACAGCCGCCGGTTGGGATACCGATAACCCTCCTACAAAGGCGGTCACAACAAACGGATGGCATAACAGCACTGGTCAGCCTCAGGATAATATCAACCTCGTACATACTGACAATTACGGTATATGCACAATAAAAAACCCTGCGCTGAACAACGACAGGCTTCGCATAACAGACTATCCGGAAACGGGGATACCGCCAGACGGATGCGATTATATCGAAATGGAGCGTTTTACCACGATCTGCCCTTTCGATAAGGACAATTGTGGCCTGGTTACGATTGGAGAAACAGAAAGGGTCGTAGAGGACCCTCCCAAAATGGGATATTTTTATAAGGTCAAGAATAATACGCTTCCAGGTATTCCTCCTGAACAGGTGGGAGCTGTCGGGATCTCAATCGATGTTCCTTTCGACTATGAGGACCTAAACATACAGAGTCCAGCAGGCTGGACGCCGCAGCCCTGGATACCCGCTTCGACACCAGGCCTGGCAACAATGCCGCCTTATTTGAATCCCGCAGATGACGATGACATAGATACCGGTGTTCCCGAATGGAACGGCATTCTCTGGACCACTGACACGGACCCGGTATTGCCGGGAGACAGTCTCGATGGATTCTCTTTTGAACTTCCCGATATTTTTGATGTCAAGTATGACGGCTCCTATTTCGCAATGAGTTCAACCATTTTTGATGAGGCGAGACAGCTTGGTGTGGGGTTTGTCACCGGTCCCGTACTGAAGCCTATGGACGCGGGGATCACTTCATTCACAAGAGAAACGGATTGTCCGGATCCCGATCTCTGGTTGCTTGGAAAATCGAACTGGCTCCTCGGCTACTTTGATTTCGAAACAATGGACTGGAGCGGATGGTATTTGGACGGGGCGTCGCCTTTGGGTTCTTTCGAGGGACTTTCAAGTAACATGATAGACCTCGATCCATGCCATGACAACTATGGGACTGTGGTGAATTTTTTCACCGGATCCACTTATCCATCACCAAGATATCCTGCCCTGTTTGAGATACCTTTCGCAGATGAAAGCAGTGGGTACGCGTTTGATAATACTCTCGTATCTCCAGTCATGGCGATGAATCCAGGAGGATCCGTTCCAGCTTCCGCGTCGACCGTATTGCTTCAGTACGATGCATATGAGGACCTGCCTCTCGACAATCTTGTATTTCACTACTGGCTGGTCAGATCGATCAAGAATGGGGTTGAAGGGGAATGGAAAAATTCCGATAAATTATATTACTACATCAACAGCAACGGTAACGGTAACAGATATGTGACTATCAATCAGCCTATAGGACATCTTATCGAACCCGGGGCCGATTCTATCCAGGTCGCCATCGGCGTTGTGGATAAATATTATCAGCTCAGAGATATATTGGGCAGTGGATCCCGACACGAACCTTCTCCATGGTTTGATAATGTATCGATAAAAAGGTATGACGCGCAGGGTCCCGCATGGTTCGTGAACGAGATCTGTCTCTTTCAGGATAATTTTCCTGCTGATGGCACAATAACAGGAACAGCACGGATAGATATTGCGATGGATATCGAGGATATTGCCAGGCCTGCCAATGTACCAGGGGATTCGGCAGTAGTATTCGTCGGAGAATGCAATGTAGGTCTCGATCACGATGACTCGGGAGGTCCTGCTGTCTATGCTCATGTCAGGGATATAGGGGAACGGTCGGGAGCATCGATATCCGGCGACCCTCTGAGATGGCCATTTATTCGACAGGAGGAAGGATGGACTATCCTGCGCTTCGATTCGGTATATGTTTCAGGAGTCCCAAAACAGGGCCAATTTTGCATTGATCTCAACGACGACCTCTATATACCCGGAGACACCGTTTCATATTATTTCTCCGCCAGGGACGCGAACGGGATAACTACTTACTGGAGTCAGGACATTGGAGTTACCAGCGAGGAATCCCTGGTGAGAGAAATGCCGTGTGAAGCGACAATATTTCCGACTGGAAATTCGGATATCCTTTACGTAAACAGATTCGACAACAGGGGCGGACAGATATACTTCGAGACAGCGTTTGAATTTTTAGACGTGACACCTGATCGTTTCGATGTGCTGGATCCCACGGCGATTGCGGGAAATACGCTGGCATCGAGGGCGACAATAGATCAGTTATTGGGAACGTACAGGATCATAATATGGAGTTCGGGGGATCTGGCGGAAAGCACGATCGGATACAAGGCAAAACCGACGACTGCCGATGATGCCCGATTGTTATATGAATTTCTCGATCGTTCCACGCAGGATGTCGGTCTCTATCTGACGGGAGACGGTCTGGCAACCGAAATATATGACCTGTACAGATATCCTCTTTCTGTATTCATTCAGTACCGAACGGATTTTTCCAGTTACTATTTTTTTACAGGGGGGATTTACAGCGGTGGGATCATGAACCCGCTGTTAACCGGCATCGGATTATTTGAAGGCACCAGTTTCTACATTAACGGTGGTTGCCCTGAAATCAAATCATTCGATGTGGTTGAGAGTTCCGGATGGGAAACATCGACTAATGTAATGCAATATCCGGACTATAACGGCGAGAGTGGCTTTGCTGGAGTCGCGCAGGAAACCGCTGAGAACGGAGCGGGATACACTGCCAGGGTCGTTCTTGATGGATTCAGTTTTCATTCGATAAGAGACGACAATCTTCAAGAACCGCCAGCACGAGTCAAACACCTGCAAAAAATACTGGATTGGTTCAATGGTTCGATAAGTGAGCCGACAGGTGATGAAGAGATGATATCTGTGGGAACACATCTATTCCAGAATTATCCTAACCCGTTTAATCCGGTAACAGCCATAGAGTTCTCTATCTCTAAAAAGATGCACGTAAAGTTGAAAATTTATAATATCGCGGGGCAGTTGATAAAAACACTTGTAGATGAAGTCTTACCGGAAGGGTATTACAGGAATATCAGATGGGATGGAACCAATGACAGGGATCGGGAAGTATCGAGCGGAGTATATCTTTATAAACTTGAAACCAAAGAATATTCCAGAACGAGAAAAATGGTACTGTTAAAATGA